A single Ignavibacteriales bacterium DNA region contains:
- a CDS encoding YchF/TatD family DNA exonuclease, with protein sequence MTLTDSHAHLYSPEFKEDIDAVLERARQAGVHRVIIPATDIATAKEVTALCDKYEMIYGAAGIHPHDAAKAPDDYLKQIREIASHPKIAAIGEIGLDYFYDFSPKDIQHKIFREQLDLSLELGKPVIIHNRDSTEDMMNIIRSYAGTGLKAQFHCFNAGLEEARELVRLHHYISFTGNITFKKMDELRQIAAGVSPEHLLLETDSPYMTPVPFRGKRNEPMHTRLVAEKLAELHHLTPEDISRITEYNVFRFFGIGSTPGVSFTYKIGKALYINVTNRCNADCVFCTRGSEPVISGYNLGMKRSEEPPASEYIRQIGDPKQYSEIVFCGYGEPTIRWDVVKEVARYVKSSGGKTRMNTNGHGSFINKRDITPEMQGVLDSVSVSLNSYNPEKYTEIMQVNKSLFGEMLSFVQKAQEYVPEVVVSVVSGMENEAESEKFSESLGKVKFRVREFF encoded by the coding sequence ATGACACTAACGGATTCTCACGCGCACCTCTATTCTCCGGAGTTTAAGGAGGATATAGACGCGGTACTTGAACGCGCCCGCCAGGCGGGGGTTCACCGGGTAATTATACCCGCAACGGATATAGCCACTGCAAAGGAAGTTACAGCCCTTTGCGACAAATACGAAATGATATACGGAGCGGCAGGCATTCACCCCCACGATGCTGCCAAAGCTCCGGATGATTACCTGAAGCAGATACGGGAGATTGCCTCACACCCGAAAATTGCGGCTATTGGTGAAATCGGTCTTGATTATTTTTACGATTTTTCACCCAAGGATATACAGCATAAAATCTTCCGTGAGCAGCTTGACCTTTCGCTTGAGCTCGGCAAACCGGTTATCATCCATAACCGTGATTCCACTGAAGATATGATGAATATAATAAGAAGTTATGCCGGCACCGGTCTGAAGGCGCAGTTCCACTGCTTTAACGCCGGTCTTGAAGAAGCGCGTGAGCTGGTGCGGCTGCATCATTATATCTCCTTCACCGGCAATATCACTTTTAAGAAAATGGATGAGCTGCGGCAGATTGCAGCGGGAGTCTCTCCTGAGCATCTTCTGCTCGAAACCGATTCTCCTTATATGACCCCGGTCCCATTCCGCGGCAAACGGAATGAACCGATGCATACGCGTCTGGTCGCTGAAAAACTGGCGGAACTGCACCACCTCACCCCTGAGGATATCTCAAGAATTACCGAATATAATGTCTTCCGGTTCTTTGGCATCGGATCAACGCCGGGGGTTTCCTTTACCTATAAAATAGGAAAAGCGTTATATATCAACGTCACCAACCGCTGCAATGCGGATTGTGTCTTCTGCACGCGCGGGTCGGAGCCGGTTATCAGCGGCTATAATCTCGGAATGAAAAGATCGGAGGAACCTCCTGCTTCTGAATATATACGTCAGATAGGCGACCCGAAGCAGTATTCTGAAATCGTCTTCTGCGGTTACGGCGAGCCTACCATCCGGTGGGATGTGGTGAAAGAAGTGGCTCGGTATGTTAAATCCTCCGGCGGCAAAACCCGGATGAATACCAACGGGCACGGATCCTTTATTAATAAAAGGGATATTACTCCTGAGATGCAGGGTGTGCTGGACTCCGTTTCGGTGAGTCTGAACAGTTATAATCCGGAGAAATACACTGAGATTATGCAGGTGAACAAGTCCCTCTTCGGTGAAATGCTTTCTTTCGTACAGAAAGCTCAGGAATATGTTCCGGAGGTTGTGGTTTCAGTGGTCTCGGGCATGGAAAATGAAGCTGAGTCGGAAAAATTCAGTGAGTCCCTCGGCAAAGTAAAATTCAGAGTAAGAGAATTCTTTTGA
- a CDS encoding TonB-dependent receptor — translation MRYIWILCLAFTLRLAGQSVIEGKITDDKLNPLPGANIILTGTDFGTASDQKGEFRITGLPSGEYRLRVSAIGYTPYESGKIILFNETRKINILLKEEVILTDQVIVTASKYEQQIQSLPVSAQVLQGSNIRNKALASLDQALRYIPGVTVTLDQVSIRGSSGYSRGAGTRVITALDGFPLYTGDTGEIIWEIFPFNALQRIEVIKGAASSIYGSNAIGGVINLITEEPKKNETYLRMYGGAYSDPPHDLWKWNSSTRYFNGLHVTQKLALGGEAGMMLSLNRAESDGYRSDDFYKRYSLFFKSDLPLTEVSALSLYGNVYIMERGDFLYWRDSRNALVPRTEDAGQRVNSNRQFYGAAYKHSLGNSLFLTNRLSYYRNKWDDQSAAANFSQSGLIRNDFSADYQITDKLHTIAGFEVTSGTTDANIFGDRTSFGTGTYIQAEYALTPELRLSGGIRYDYTKLDSLEAENALSPKLGLNYKLNPRLTLRLSAGTGFRAPSLAETFTQTNLSGIVIKPNPSLKSETVSNLEIGGNYLFAPGHSADVSLFYNEYKNFIEPAVDISDGQIRFTNLTDALISGYEVNLVNSISALSLQLSNNLMYLNTEDKGRDKAMKYRPKFTFTSSWLFSWQYFSLVYDFRYWSRVDEIDDELVLLGLVKDGNKRTEVFVSDITAGYLLGGLNLPVKVSFSVKNLFNYSYVEMIGNIAPIRNFSLNIESYF, via the coding sequence ATGAGATATATCTGGATACTATGTTTAGCATTCACGCTTCGCCTCGCGGGGCAGTCGGTCATTGAGGGTAAAATTACCGATGACAAACTGAACCCCCTCCCCGGAGCGAATATAATTCTGACCGGCACTGACTTCGGCACGGCAAGCGATCAGAAGGGAGAGTTCCGCATCACCGGTCTGCCAAGCGGTGAATACCGTCTGCGGGTTTCAGCCATCGGATATACTCCTTATGAGTCAGGCAAAATCATTCTCTTTAACGAAACCCGGAAGATCAACATCCTCCTGAAGGAAGAGGTTATTCTTACGGATCAGGTGATAGTTACCGCCTCAAAATATGAGCAGCAGATACAGTCACTCCCGGTGAGCGCGCAGGTGCTTCAGGGTAGCAATATAAGAAACAAAGCTCTTGCCTCACTGGACCAGGCGCTCCGGTATATACCGGGGGTAACGGTCACGCTTGATCAGGTCAGCATCCGCGGCTCAAGCGGATACTCCAGAGGTGCGGGCACCAGAGTAATCACCGCGCTGGACGGATTCCCCTTATATACAGGCGATACCGGCGAGATTATCTGGGAGATTTTCCCTTTTAACGCGCTGCAGCGGATTGAAGTGATTAAGGGAGCGGCAAGCTCAATCTACGGAAGCAATGCCATTGGCGGCGTGATTAACCTGATTACCGAAGAACCAAAGAAGAATGAAACCTATCTGCGGATGTACGGCGGTGCTTACAGTGATCCTCCGCATGATCTGTGGAAGTGGAACAGCAGCACTCGCTATTTTAACGGTCTGCACGTCACGCAGAAACTTGCACTCGGCGGCGAGGCAGGCATGATGCTTTCCCTTAACCGCGCTGAAAGTGACGGTTACCGGAGTGATGATTTTTACAAGCGGTATTCCCTTTTCTTTAAGTCGGATCTTCCCCTCACGGAAGTCTCCGCACTTTCCCTGTACGGCAATGTATATATCATGGAGCGGGGTGATTTCCTTTACTGGAGAGATTCACGCAACGCGCTGGTTCCCCGTACTGAAGACGCGGGACAGCGGGTGAATTCAAACCGGCAGTTTTACGGCGCTGCGTATAAACACTCGCTGGGTAACTCACTCTTTCTCACCAACCGTCTTTCCTACTACCGCAACAAGTGGGATGATCAGTCCGCTGCGGCCAATTTTTCTCAGTCCGGGCTGATACGCAATGACTTTTCCGCTGATTATCAGATTACTGACAAGCTGCACACCATCGCGGGCTTTGAGGTAACCTCCGGCACCACCGATGCCAATATCTTCGGCGACCGGACTTCCTTCGGAACCGGTACATATATACAGGCTGAATACGCGCTCACACCGGAACTGCGTCTGAGCGGCGGCATCAGATATGACTATACAAAGCTTGATTCTCTTGAAGCGGAAAATGCCCTTTCGCCCAAACTTGGTTTGAATTACAAATTGAATCCCCGCCTCACTCTTCGGCTTTCCGCCGGTACCGGATTCCGGGCTCCCTCACTCGCTGAGACCTTTACGCAGACCAATCTGAGCGGTATTGTGATTAAGCCGAATCCATCGCTGAAATCGGAAACGGTGAGCAATCTTGAAATAGGCGGCAATTATCTCTTTGCTCCGGGGCACTCCGCTGATGTATCCCTTTTCTACAATGAATATAAAAACTTTATTGAGCCGGCGGTGGATATATCAGACGGCCAGATACGCTTTACCAATCTTACCGACGCGCTCATATCAGGGTATGAAGTTAATCTGGTCAACAGCATCAGCGCGCTTTCACTGCAGCTTTCAAACAATCTGATGTATCTGAACACTGAGGATAAAGGAAGAGACAAAGCCATGAAATACCGCCCGAAGTTTACCTTTACTTCATCCTGGCTTTTTTCCTGGCAGTATTTCTCACTGGTATATGATTTCAGATACTGGAGCCGGGTTGATGAGATTGATGATGAACTGGTGCTGCTTGGGCTGGTTAAAGACGGCAATAAGCGGACGGAAGTTTTTGTAAGCGATATAACAGCAGGATATCTGCTCGGCGGACTGAATCTGCCGGTAAAGGTAAGTTTTTCAGTAAAAAATCTTTTTAATTACAGCTATGTTGAAATGATCGGCAATATCGCTCCGATCAGGAATTTCTCACTCAACATAGAATCCTATTTCTGA
- a CDS encoding phosphoribosylformylglycinamidine cyclo-ligase: protein MQSGSDSATYKSAGVDIRAGEETVDRIKNHAKSTFNSSVLSGIGHFGAFFKPDFSAYKEPVLVSSVDGVGTKLRIAINTGIHSTIGQCLVNHCVNDIAVCGAVPLYFMDYMAFGKLNPRVAEEIVAGFAKACRENGVALIGGETAEMPGLYQKRDYDLSGTIVGIVDRSKIIDGSGIQEGDVLIGFRSNGLHTNGYSLARKVLLAEFRLEEYIPDFRCSMAEELLKLHISYLPLVTELKLLDAVKGLAHITGGGIEGNTKRILPEGLALDINWDAWPHLPVFKMIQELGDIPDEEMRSAFNLGIGLVAVCSPDNAATLMTAGNKFRLHPKKIGTVIKQKNGSSSKKVIMPPLPEAAKPEPDEEPEKHSIISVVKVPDEIQPWSEQPEEKTGSNNQ, encoded by the coding sequence ATGCAATCAGGATCTGACTCCGCCACTTATAAGTCTGCCGGTGTGGATATCCGGGCAGGGGAAGAAACGGTTGACCGGATAAAAAACCACGCGAAGAGCACGTTTAATTCATCGGTTTTATCGGGGATAGGTCATTTTGGCGCCTTTTTTAAGCCCGATTTTTCAGCGTATAAGGAGCCGGTGCTGGTCTCCAGTGTGGACGGTGTGGGAACCAAGCTCCGTATTGCTATAAATACCGGAATTCACTCCACCATAGGGCAGTGCCTGGTGAATCACTGCGTTAATGATATAGCCGTCTGCGGTGCCGTACCTCTGTACTTTATGGATTATATGGCATTCGGAAAACTGAATCCCCGTGTGGCTGAAGAGATAGTTGCAGGATTTGCCAAGGCCTGCCGCGAAAACGGTGTGGCTCTTATAGGAGGTGAAACCGCGGAGATGCCGGGCCTCTATCAGAAAAGGGATTATGATCTCTCCGGCACCATTGTAGGCATTGTTGACCGCTCGAAGATTATTGACGGAAGCGGTATTCAGGAGGGGGATGTGCTTATCGGGTTCCGCTCTAACGGACTGCATACCAACGGCTACTCCCTCGCGAGAAAAGTGCTGCTGGCTGAGTTCCGGCTTGAGGAGTATATACCGGATTTCCGCTGCTCCATGGCTGAAGAACTGCTGAAACTGCATATATCCTATCTCCCTCTTGTTACTGAACTGAAGCTGCTTGACGCGGTTAAAGGGCTTGCCCACATTACCGGCGGCGGCATAGAAGGAAACACAAAGCGGATTCTGCCGGAGGGTCTTGCGCTTGATATTAACTGGGATGCATGGCCCCATCTTCCGGTATTTAAGATGATTCAGGAGCTCGGAGATATACCGGATGAAGAGATGCGCAGCGCGTTTAATCTTGGCATCGGGCTGGTTGCCGTCTGCTCCCCTGATAACGCCGCAACTCTGATGACCGCGGGGAATAAGTTCCGGCTTCACCCGAAAAAAATCGGTACGGTAATCAAGCAGAAGAATGGCAGCTCTTCAAAAAAAGTGATTATGCCTCCCCTCCCCGAAGCAGCTAAACCGGAGCCGGATGAAGAGCCCGAAAAGCATTCAATTATTTCGGTGGTGAAAGTCCCTGATGAGATACAGCCCTGGTCTGAGCAGCCGGAGGAAAAGACAGGCAGTAATAACCAGTGA
- a CDS encoding polysaccharide deacetylase family protein gives MQSKLTQLVTGLRVVALSGLLFLFLASPLLPQKKEVCLTFDDFPYVQMGRYPVSLIKDKLTRLIKVLEKYDAKPAAFINEIQLYKDESTIDPRRVELVQMWIDAGFTMGNHGFRHVDLSFHTAEEFKEDVLNGEKIFAPMIKGKQKFYRFPQLEVGNTLEIKREVERFLEENNYKILPVTISAAEYKFAIAYSKAYYSKNEKYKKKIADDYIAYLSKFIDLVEKQTEFLFKRQIKHVMLLHMNELNIDHMERLILLFKKKKYKFISAEDAMTDEVFTIRNTYAGRDGLGFIDQIASMRRLMGDPLFDDKRVPVPDYVLELSDNDFYDFPYDNE, from the coding sequence ATGCAAAGCAAACTCACGCAGCTCGTTACAGGTTTAAGAGTCGTTGCTCTTTCAGGCCTGCTTTTTCTATTTCTGGCCTCTCCCCTGCTTCCGCAGAAGAAGGAGGTCTGTCTCACCTTTGATGACTTCCCCTATGTGCAGATGGGGCGCTATCCGGTGAGTCTCATTAAGGATAAGCTGACCCGGCTGATTAAAGTGCTGGAAAAATATGACGCAAAACCCGCCGCCTTTATTAATGAAATTCAGCTCTATAAGGATGAAAGCACCATTGACCCCAGAAGGGTTGAACTGGTGCAGATGTGGATTGATGCCGGCTTTACCATGGGAAATCACGGCTTCAGGCACGTAGATCTTTCCTTTCACACAGCGGAGGAGTTTAAGGAAGATGTGCTGAACGGAGAGAAGATTTTTGCGCCGATGATTAAGGGAAAGCAGAAATTTTACCGTTTTCCGCAGCTTGAAGTTGGGAATACGCTTGAGATAAAAAGGGAGGTTGAGCGTTTCCTGGAAGAAAATAACTATAAAATACTTCCGGTAACCATCAGTGCGGCGGAATATAAGTTTGCCATCGCCTACAGCAAGGCCTATTACTCCAAAAATGAAAAGTATAAGAAAAAGATTGCGGATGATTATATCGCCTATCTTTCAAAATTTATTGACCTGGTTGAAAAGCAGACGGAGTTTCTCTTTAAGCGTCAGATAAAGCATGTGATGCTGCTCCACATGAATGAGCTGAATATTGACCACATGGAGCGGCTTATCCTCCTCTTTAAGAAAAAGAAGTATAAGTTTATTTCAGCCGAAGATGCGATGACCGATGAGGTATTTACCATCAGGAATACCTACGCCGGGCGGGATGGTCTGGGCTTTATTGACCAGATTGCCAGCATGCGCCGGCTGATGGGTGACCCGCTGTTTGATGATAAAAGAGTGCCGGTGCCTGACTATGTGCTGGAGCTCTCCGATAATGATTTTTACGACTTCCCTTACGATAATGAGTGA
- a CDS encoding DUF2357 domain-containing protein codes for MLEVLDQSGGDCGKAEIEVCSVKTGYREDYRKMLEDIANICSDLIFQHSSSVKQNIEPRLENDAKTNYQKFAFIYSTIRSRDFSEAVHRIIYSPVTRWKEIEILKDVRSTTKFGRHGIRQISIVRNRIKVPEEHYLADRIPSLPLKISTFKNTETVDSPENRFVKHVLQTFLDFVTSISKYSKGDSVFEREVIKATDIISEWLNNPIFREISAPSFLPLNSPTLQKKDGYREILRAWILFFVAAKLVWSGGPDVYDAGKKNLSVLYEYWIFFKLLNIICEIFSIPNSSIDLLFEYSPNKLDINLKKGKNFNLQGYYKNAGRNLNVQFSYNRKFQHEEKHFKEGSWTVNLNPDFTLSLWPHGMSAEIAEEMELMLHIHFDAKYKIDNFVSLLEDMNEKMGMEKKSPNSDGDTEFTKEITKKEENQRKYKHEDLLKMHAYKDAIRRTAGAYILYPGDSPKTLQGFHEIIPGLGAFNIKPAGDKDGTGELAKFIKAVVNNFADRTSQRERSSYSAWNIYKDEPAETVSDRDVHYYPELIDKKRAPVPEDEYVLIGYCKGVAHYNWIVEKGKYNARLTGAGLLRIKSAEASARYLLLHGPGQLRTGYLYRLSAEGPEIYTKQDLKKTEYPKEPSQELYLVYTLTGNPVQPVTIGIEWDIRKLENYRPKRQSGYPFAVSFAELMKAQVKKY; via the coding sequence GTGCTAGAAGTTTTAGATCAAAGCGGAGGTGATTGTGGCAAAGCAGAAATAGAGGTTTGTTCTGTTAAAACAGGCTACCGCGAAGATTACAGAAAAATGCTTGAAGATATAGCAAACATTTGCAGTGACCTTATATTCCAGCACTCAAGTTCTGTTAAACAGAATATTGAACCAAGATTAGAAAATGATGCTAAAACAAATTATCAGAAATTTGCATTTATTTATTCGACGATAAGATCAAGGGATTTCAGCGAAGCTGTACATAGAATCATATATTCTCCAGTGACCAGATGGAAAGAGATTGAGATATTAAAAGATGTCCGCTCCACAACGAAATTCGGAAGACATGGAATCCGTCAGATTTCAATAGTGAGAAATAGAATAAAAGTTCCAGAGGAACATTATCTGGCCGACAGAATCCCCAGTTTGCCCTTGAAAATAAGTACCTTCAAGAATACAGAGACTGTTGATTCTCCTGAAAACAGATTCGTAAAGCATGTTCTTCAGACATTTCTTGATTTTGTAACAAGCATAAGTAAATACTCGAAGGGGGATAGTGTATTTGAAAGAGAAGTGATCAAAGCTACAGACATTATTTCTGAATGGCTAAATAATCCCATATTTCGTGAGATATCGGCTCCAAGTTTTCTTCCGCTAAACAGCCCGACTTTACAAAAGAAAGATGGATACCGAGAAATTCTGAGAGCATGGATCTTGTTTTTCGTAGCTGCAAAACTTGTATGGAGCGGGGGACCAGATGTTTATGATGCTGGGAAGAAAAATTTATCCGTATTATATGAATATTGGATATTCTTCAAATTGCTCAATATTATTTGTGAAATATTTAGTATTCCCAATAGCAGTATAGATTTACTATTTGAGTATTCACCTAATAAACTCGATATAAATCTTAAAAAAGGCAAAAATTTCAATTTGCAAGGTTATTATAAGAACGCCGGCAGAAATCTTAACGTGCAATTCTCATATAATAGAAAATTTCAACATGAGGAAAAGCATTTTAAGGAGGGGAGTTGGACAGTAAACTTGAATCCTGATTTTACGTTAAGTTTATGGCCACACGGAATGAGTGCTGAAATTGCAGAGGAGATGGAATTAATGCTTCATATACATTTTGATGCAAAATATAAAATTGACAATTTCGTATCTCTTTTAGAGGATATGAACGAAAAGATGGGGATGGAAAAAAAATCTCCTAACTCTGACGGCGACACTGAATTCACCAAAGAGATAACAAAGAAGGAGGAAAACCAGAGAAAGTATAAACATGAAGACTTGCTTAAGATGCATGCCTATAAAGATGCAATCCGGAGAACAGCAGGAGCATATATACTCTATCCCGGAGACAGCCCGAAAACTTTACAGGGATTTCATGAAATTATTCCCGGGCTGGGTGCTTTTAACATCAAACCTGCCGGTGATAAAGACGGAACCGGTGAGCTGGCAAAGTTTATAAAAGCCGTGGTGAATAATTTCGCCGACAGGACATCACAGAGAGAACGGTCTTCCTACAGTGCGTGGAATATATATAAGGATGAACCCGCTGAAACGGTAAGCGACCGTGATGTCCACTATTACCCTGAGTTGATTGACAAAAAACGGGCACCTGTGCCTGAAGATGAATACGTGCTCATTGGCTATTGCAAAGGTGTGGCTCATTACAACTGGATTGTTGAAAAGGGGAAGTATAACGCAAGACTTACCGGAGCAGGTTTGCTTCGGATAAAATCAGCCGAAGCATCCGCCCGCTATCTTTTGCTCCACGGCCCGGGGCAATTAAGGACAGGATATCTTTACCGCTTGTCCGCTGAAGGACCGGAAATTTATACTAAACAGGATCTAAAAAAGACGGAATATCCGAAAGAACCATCTCAGGAACTGTACCTTGTATATACACTGACGGGTAATCCTGTTCAGCCGGTTACCATCGGAATTGAGTGGGATATCAGAAAGCTTGAGAACTACCGGCCAAAGAGGCAGTCCGGTTACCCTTTTGCGGTAAGTTTTGCTGAACTGATGAAGGCACAGGTAAAAAAGTATTAG
- the dcm gene encoding DNA (cytosine-5-)-methyltransferase, which produces MSEKIIRVFEAFAGYGGASFGLKKSGIRHKVVGYSEIDEDAIRLYEANFPEIQNYGDITRVKPSNLPNFDLFTGGFPCQPFSTVGKRLGELDIRGTLFEDIIRICSSKKPKYILLENVKGLTMGRLKPTFLKIITELEKIGYDVEYALLNSKDYGVPQNRERLWIFGFMGKLPANFKLAPPKIPLKHRLKDFLDKRVEIDLYRSEAQIARIKHLHDIDLFDVNEPLCYDYYNRKIRLDGLCMTVTPPEHNVVRIVEPIHEGKERVRKLSLDEHFRLMGFKINNKEREIRYPENPSYTKLGRCAGNGWDVNLVGKLFSHIFKQIYEDR; this is translated from the coding sequence ATGTCTGAAAAAATTATTAGAGTATTTGAAGCTTTTGCGGGTTATGGTGGAGCATCATTTGGACTAAAGAAGTCTGGTATACGCCATAAAGTGGTTGGTTATTCCGAAATTGATGAAGACGCTATACGATTATATGAAGCAAATTTTCCAGAGATTCAAAACTATGGCGATATAACAAGAGTTAAACCGTCAAATCTACCTAATTTTGATTTATTTACAGGCGGGTTTCCATGTCAGCCATTTTCTACAGTTGGTAAAAGACTTGGTGAATTAGACATAAGAGGAACTCTATTTGAAGATATAATACGAATTTGTAGCAGTAAAAAGCCAAAATATATCTTATTGGAAAATGTAAAGGGATTGACAATGGGAAGGCTAAAACCAACCTTTCTAAAGATAATTACTGAACTTGAGAAAATTGGATATGATGTTGAATATGCGCTATTGAATTCGAAAGATTATGGTGTACCGCAAAACAGAGAGCGATTATGGATATTTGGGTTCATGGGAAAACTCCCAGCTAACTTTAAATTAGCACCACCGAAAATACCATTAAAACATAGATTAAAAGATTTTTTAGACAAAAGGGTTGAAATCGACCTTTATAGAAGTGAAGCACAAATTGCAAGAATTAAACATCTGCATGACATTGATTTGTTTGATGTAAATGAACCTTTATGTTATGATTACTATAATCGAAAGATAAGATTAGATGGCTTATGCATGACGGTAACACCACCAGAGCACAATGTAGTTAGAATAGTGGAACCCATTCATGAGGGAAAAGAAAGAGTAAGAAAGCTTTCGCTGGATGAACATTTCCGATTAATGGGATTCAAAATTAATAATAAAGAAAGAGAAATTAGATATCCTGAAAACCCAAGTTACACAAAATTAGGCAGATGTGCAGGAAACGGATGGGATGTGAACTTGGTCGGCAAGCTTTTTAGTCACATATTCAAGCAAATATATGAAGATAGATAA
- the vsr gene encoding DNA mismatch endonuclease Vsr has translation MADVHDKATRSYNMSRIKSRDSKPELIVRKYLFSQGFRYRVNVASLPGKPDIVLKKYKTVIFVNGCFWHGHKNCKYFSFPKTKIDYWNNKITLTIKRDKKKKYELGKLDYKVIVIWECELKNKTQKKLKKVISLIKMNEIKNV, from the coding sequence GTGGCAGACGTTCACGACAAAGCAACCCGCAGTTATAATATGAGCCGGATAAAAAGCCGGGATTCCAAGCCGGAGCTCATCGTGAGGAAGTACCTTTTTTCGCAGGGGTTCCGCTATAGGGTGAATGTTGCCTCGCTTCCCGGTAAACCAGATATTGTACTGAAAAAATATAAAACTGTTATTTTTGTAAACGGATGTTTTTGGCACGGGCATAAGAATTGTAAATACTTCAGCTTTCCAAAAACCAAAATAGATTATTGGAATAACAAAATAACTCTAACTATAAAACGTGATAAAAAGAAAAAATATGAACTTGGAAAGTTGGATTATAAGGTAATTGTGATTTGGGAATGTGAACTGAAAAATAAAACTCAAAAAAAACTAAAAAAGGTTATCTCCTTGATTAAGATGAACGAAATAAAAAATGTCTGA
- the hrcA gene encoding heat-inducible transcription repressor HrcA produces MRFSPLKKRQFCYICTVKIKNFVNRDQLNDREQSILRYIVQQFILTAVPVGSRNITKRYDIGYSPATVRNIMSDLEESGFIGHPHTSAGRVPTDKGYRFYVDLLMNRDEIDDLARRTINSSLEKVKNEPEELLTTVSRILSSITNQLACVVYPKLDTGVLEKIQLVKITSSRIMAVITIKLGLVKTITLEVSGEIKDEQLAVIQSLLNERLAGLSLAEIRSTFRERMRDVPQQESEIYTVFFDSVDRIFSDGVQGDKIYISGTRHLIRQPEFESPEKIQNVVDLIEDKDILLHVFEKSNEGSGDQVIVSIGKENELPRLDDYSLVTKEYLIGDVKGRLGIIGPKRMEYAKIVAMVDYISLVLTDSLKKT; encoded by the coding sequence ATGAGGTTTTCTCCCCTGAAAAAACGGCAATTTTGCTATATTTGCACAGTAAAAATTAAAAATTTTGTGAACAGGGATCAGCTTAACGACCGCGAACAGAGTATTCTCCGTTACATTGTGCAGCAGTTCATCCTGACTGCCGTTCCTGTTGGTTCGAGGAACATAACGAAGAGGTATGATATCGGATATTCTCCGGCGACGGTGAGGAATATCATGTCCGATCTGGAGGAGTCCGGCTTTATTGGTCATCCCCACACTTCCGCGGGAAGGGTGCCGACCGATAAGGGGTACCGCTTTTATGTGGACCTGCTGATGAACCGGGATGAAATTGATGACCTGGCCCGCAGAACCATTAACAGCAGTCTGGAGAAGGTGAAGAATGAGCCGGAAGAGCTGCTCACCACGGTCTCCCGCATCCTCAGCTCCATTACCAATCAGCTTGCCTGCGTGGTTTACCCGAAGCTGGATACCGGTGTTCTGGAAAAAATCCAGCTGGTAAAGATTACCTCCAGCCGCATTATGGCTGTGATTACCATAAAGCTTGGCCTGGTTAAGACCATCACTCTGGAGGTCTCGGGCGAGATTAAGGATGAGCAGCTTGCTGTAATACAGTCCCTGCTGAATGAACGCCTGGCGGGACTTTCACTGGCTGAGATACGTTCCACCTTCAGGGAAAGAATGCGCGATGTGCCGCAGCAGGAAAGTGAAATTTACACCGTCTTTTTTGATTCGGTTGACCGCATCTTCAGCGACGGAGTGCAGGGGGATAAGATATATATATCCGGAACGAGGCATCTGATCCGCCAGCCGGAGTTTGAGTCGCCGGAAAAAATCCAGAATGTGGTTGACCTGATTGAGGATAAGGATATCCTGCTGCATGTGTTTGAAAAATCCAACGAAGGAAGCGGCGATCAGGTGATTGTTTCCATCGGCAAGGAAAATGAACTCCCGCGGCTGGATGATTATAGCCTGGTCACCAAGGAGTATCTCATCGGAGACGTGAAAGGGCGGCTCGGTATTATCGGGCCCAAGAGGATGGAGTATGCCAAAATTGTGGCGATGGTTGATTATATATCCCTGGTCTTAACCGACTCACTGAAAAAAACGTAA